In Deltaproteobacteria bacterium RBG_16_64_85, one genomic interval encodes:
- a CDS encoding glycolate oxidase subunit GlcD has translation MNEKAIPALRAIFGERLKTSLEDRICYSFDATGKEYLPDAVVFPLSAEEIRRTVLLANEHRFPVVPRGAGSGFSGGSLPVRGGVVLSTERMDRILSIDTENLVAVVEPGVVTGTLKEEARKKGLYYPPDPASLKFCTIGGNLAECAGGMCAVKYGVTRDYVLGLEAVLGTGELVRTGVYTIKGVVGYDLTRMLVGSEGTLGILTKATLKLIPLPESVATLLAFFRASEQGARAVAGMVEERITPCAMELMDRTAIDCVREIIDLPVPEGAGCALLIEVDGPEASVAQEADRVEEACRRFGAMEVSRAADVSGREKLWELRRSISPAIRKVNPVKINEDIVVPRSRLAEMFSFLSDLALRRNLKIVNFGHAGDGNIHVNIMISGKDEEERRRADGAVEEVFRKTVELGGTISGEHGVGISKAPFLEMEVGPLGVSVMKRLKSCFDPNGILNPGKIFPDETSVRP, from the coding sequence ATGAATGAGAAGGCGATTCCCGCTCTCCGGGCGATCTTCGGGGAGCGGCTCAAGACCTCACTCGAGGACCGCATCTGTTATTCGTTCGACGCCACGGGGAAGGAGTATCTCCCAGACGCGGTCGTCTTTCCCCTGAGCGCGGAGGAGATCCGCAGGACCGTGCTGCTCGCCAACGAGCACCGGTTCCCGGTGGTGCCCCGCGGCGCCGGATCGGGGTTCTCCGGCGGCTCCCTGCCGGTCCGGGGCGGGGTCGTCCTGTCCACCGAGCGGATGGACCGGATTCTCTCGATCGACACGGAGAACCTCGTCGCCGTCGTCGAGCCGGGCGTGGTGACCGGGACGTTGAAGGAGGAAGCGAGGAAAAAGGGCCTTTATTACCCTCCCGACCCCGCGTCGCTGAAGTTCTGCACGATCGGAGGGAACCTCGCCGAGTGCGCCGGCGGGATGTGCGCCGTCAAGTACGGCGTGACGCGGGACTACGTCCTGGGTCTCGAGGCCGTCCTGGGGACCGGGGAACTCGTGCGCACGGGCGTCTATACCATAAAGGGGGTCGTCGGATACGACCTCACCCGGATGCTGGTCGGATCCGAGGGGACGCTGGGAATCCTCACGAAGGCGACGCTGAAGCTGATCCCCCTTCCGGAATCCGTGGCGACGCTGCTGGCCTTCTTCCGCGCCAGCGAGCAGGGCGCCCGGGCGGTGGCCGGGATGGTGGAAGAGCGGATCACCCCCTGCGCGATGGAACTGATGGACCGCACCGCCATCGACTGCGTGCGGGAGATCATCGACCTGCCGGTCCCCGAAGGGGCCGGGTGCGCCCTCCTGATCGAGGTCGACGGGCCGGAGGCCTCCGTGGCCCAGGAAGCGGATAGGGTCGAGGAGGCGTGCCGCCGGTTCGGTGCGATGGAGGTGAGCCGGGCCGCCGACGTCTCCGGGCGGGAAAAGCTGTGGGAGCTGCGCCGGTCGATCTCCCCGGCGATCCGGAAGGTGAACCCCGTGAAGATCAACGAGGACATCGTCGTCCCCCGCAGCCGCCTCGCGGAGATGTTTTCCTTTCTCTCCGACCTGGCATTGCGCAGGAACCTCAAGATCGTCAACTTCGGGCACGCGGGGGACGGGAACATCCACGTCAATATCATGATTTCCGGGAAGGACGAGGAGGAGCGGCGACGCGCCGACGGGGCGGTGGAGGAAGTCTTCCGCAAGACGGTGGAACTGGGCGGGACGATCTCCGGAGAGCACGGCGTCGGAATTTCGAAGGCCCCCTTCCTCGAGATGGAGGTCGGTCCCCTGGGCGTTTCGGTGATGAAGCGGCTGAAAAGCTGCTTCGACCCCAACGGGATCCTCAATCCCGGAAAGATCTTCCCCGACGAGACGTCGGTACGGCCGTGA
- a CDS encoding acyl-CoA dehydrogenase — protein sequence MIGFDLTEEQVALQDLARKFAANEIRPKAGECDRTGTFPKEIFQKAFDLGLMTGFIPEAHGGLGLGSIESCIIEEELGWGCSGITTSMTNNGLALTPILLAGTEDQKKEFVAPFARELMYASFCLTEPGAGSDAGGIATTAKKDGDGYLLNGRKCFITNGTYASQYTVFASTDRSKGHKGLSAFVVPRLLPGVSSGKKEDKMGQRASDTSDVLFEDVRVPAASLLGKEGDGFKIAMKTLDYARPTVASMSVGVARAAFEHAMQYSKERVQFGMPIAMNQAIHFLLADMAMDIEAARLLTLKSAWLLDQGRRNTKESSFAKAFAADLAMRVTTDAVQIFGGYGYMKDYPVEKLMRDAKLLQIYEGTSQIQRLVIAKEIMMR from the coding sequence ATGATCGGGTTCGATCTCACGGAAGAGCAGGTCGCGTTGCAGGACTTGGCGCGCAAGTTCGCGGCAAACGAAATCCGTCCGAAGGCCGGGGAATGCGACCGCACGGGAACCTTCCCGAAGGAGATTTTCCAGAAGGCGTTCGACCTGGGGCTGATGACGGGGTTCATCCCCGAGGCGCACGGGGGACTGGGCCTGGGATCCATCGAATCCTGCATCATCGAGGAGGAGCTGGGATGGGGGTGCTCCGGGATCACGACCTCGATGACCAACAACGGGCTGGCCCTGACGCCGATCCTCCTCGCCGGGACGGAGGACCAGAAAAAGGAGTTCGTCGCCCCCTTCGCGAGGGAATTGATGTACGCCTCCTTCTGCCTCACGGAGCCGGGTGCGGGCTCGGACGCGGGAGGGATCGCGACCACCGCGAAAAAGGACGGGGACGGGTATCTCCTGAACGGAAGGAAGTGCTTCATCACCAACGGGACCTACGCCTCGCAGTATACCGTGTTCGCTTCCACCGACCGATCCAAGGGGCACAAGGGACTTTCGGCGTTCGTCGTCCCCCGGCTCCTCCCCGGGGTCTCCTCCGGCAAGAAGGAGGACAAGATGGGGCAGCGTGCCTCCGACACCTCGGACGTCCTGTTCGAGGACGTGCGCGTGCCGGCAGCGAGCCTCCTGGGCAAGGAAGGGGACGGATTCAAGATCGCGATGAAGACGCTGGACTATGCGAGGCCGACGGTCGCGTCGATGTCCGTCGGCGTGGCGCGTGCGGCCTTCGAGCACGCGATGCAGTACTCGAAGGAGCGGGTGCAGTTCGGGATGCCGATCGCGATGAACCAGGCGATCCACTTCCTGCTGGCCGACATGGCGATGGACATCGAGGCGGCGCGCCTGCTCACCCTCAAGAGCGCCTGGCTGCTCGACCAGGGCCGGCGCAACACGAAGGAGTCCTCCTTCGCCAAGGCGTTCGCCGCGGATCTTGCCATGCGCGTGACCACCGACGCGGTCCAGATCTTCGGGGGCTACGGCTACATGAAGGATTACCCGGTGGAGAAGCTGATGCGCGACGCGAAGCTTCTCCAGATCTACGAGGGGACCAGCCAGATCCAGCGCCTGGTGATCGCCAAGGAGATCATGATGCGGTAG
- a CDS encoding IclR family transcriptional regulator: protein MVRRDKSNYIIQSVAHALDVLEEFRGDLDELGVTELSKKLKLHKNNVFRILATLQSRNYIEQNKTNDNYRLGIKCLELGQTFIHQRGLLKQAQPILHELAEKSGETSYLSILRGNDVVYLDAVETTSTVRVISRVGLHMPIHATAAGKALVAFESEEELRKRFHSGLSRYTKNTILHMEELLKNLATASEREYATDCEEFEDGLRCIASPVRDYTRKVIAALSVSGPAHRLSDEKIEQSVGPEVSRCAKVLSTRLGFRE from the coding sequence ATGGTCAGGCGCGACAAATCGAATTACATCATTCAGTCGGTCGCACATGCCCTCGATGTCCTCGAGGAGTTCCGCGGAGACCTGGACGAACTGGGAGTCACGGAACTCAGCAAAAAGCTGAAGCTGCACAAAAACAACGTTTTCCGTATCCTGGCGACCCTGCAGTCCAGGAACTACATCGAGCAGAACAAAACGAACGACAATTACCGCCTCGGGATCAAGTGCCTGGAGCTCGGGCAGACCTTCATCCATCAGCGGGGCCTGCTCAAACAGGCGCAGCCGATCCTGCACGAACTTGCCGAAAAGTCGGGGGAGACCAGTTATCTCTCCATCCTGCGGGGCAACGACGTGGTCTACCTCGATGCGGTGGAAACGACCTCCACGGTGCGGGTCATCTCCCGCGTCGGACTCCACATGCCGATTCACGCGACCGCGGCGGGGAAGGCGCTGGTCGCCTTCGAATCGGAAGAGGAGCTGCGGAAACGCTTCCACTCGGGGCTTTCCCGATACACGAAGAACACGATCCTCCACATGGAAGAACTTCTGAAGAACCTTGCAACGGCCAGCGAGCGGGAATACGCCACCGACTGCGAGGAGTTCGAGGACGGTCTGCGCTGCATCGCTTCGCCGGTCCGCGACTACACGCGGAAGGTGATCGCTGCGTTGAGCGTCTCCGGCCCCGCGCACCGGCTCTCCGACGAGAAGATCGAGCAGTCGGTCGGTCCGGAAGTGTCCCGTTGCGCCAAGGTACTGTCCACGCGCCTGGGCTTCCGCGAATAA
- a CDS encoding 2-amino-4-hydroxy-6-hydroxymethyldihydropteridine diphosphokinase has translation MLAPGGDVILLLGSNVGRRVRRLREGLTLLSGEVDVDQVSRVYAGEPWGRRGQPWFLNLAVRGRSSLPPEDLLRFVKEVEAVAGRKTAGGRWGPRELDIDILLMGDKVVIEPHLVIPHPGLPFRRFCLLPASEIAPGAVVPPEGRTVRELLTACRDPLEVFPI, from the coding sequence ATTCTAGCCCCCGGCGGCGACGTCATCCTCCTGTTGGGGAGCAACGTCGGGAGGCGGGTCAGGCGGCTGCGGGAAGGCCTTACCTTGCTCTCCGGGGAAGTGGATGTGGATCAGGTTTCCCGAGTTTACGCGGGCGAACCTTGGGGAAGGCGGGGCCAGCCGTGGTTCCTGAACTTGGCGGTGCGGGGGAGAAGCAGCCTCCCGCCGGAGGATCTCCTGAGGTTCGTGAAGGAAGTGGAGGCAGTGGCCGGGCGGAAAACCGCCGGAGGAAGATGGGGGCCGCGGGAACTGGACATCGACATTCTCCTGATGGGGGACAAGGTGGTAATCGAGCCGCACCTGGTCATCCCCCATCCGGGCCTCCCGTTCCGCAGGTTCTGCCTGTTGCCGGCCTCCGAAATCGCGCCCGGGGCGGTCGTTCCTCCGGAGGGAAGAACCGTTCGGGAACTTCTTACCGCCTGCCGGGATCCTCTCGAGGTGTTTCCGATATGA
- a CDS encoding LL-diaminopimelate aminotransferase — translation MNRFPLSRRIQALPPYLFAELDRKKQQVRARGVDIIDLGVGDPDRPTPQFIVERMKREAAIPANHQYPSYEGLPQFRAAAAGWYKKRFGVSLDPANEVVALIGSKEGIAHFPLAFVNPGDIVLVPDPGYPVYHIATMFAGGKSHFLPLRRENGFLPELDRIPAGVLAKAKILFINYPNNPTSAIADRKFYRKVLVFAEEHDLIVAHDVAYTEIYFDGLRPMSILELPGAKKRCIEFHSLSKTFNMTGWRIGFAVGNPGLVGGLGKVKTNVDSGAFQAIQGAAVAALRSGQAVTDAIRKTYQERRDVLLPGLRALGLDPVTPAATFYVWIPVPKGYTSATFCGHLLTNAGIVTTPGNGFGRSGEGYIRIALTKEKRRIREALERMKRIGF, via the coding sequence ATGAACCGCTTCCCTCTGTCCCGCCGGATCCAGGCGCTTCCCCCGTACCTGTTCGCGGAGCTCGATCGGAAGAAGCAGCAGGTCCGGGCGCGGGGCGTGGACATCATCGACCTCGGGGTGGGGGATCCGGACCGCCCGACGCCGCAGTTCATCGTGGAACGGATGAAGCGGGAAGCGGCGATTCCGGCCAACCACCAATATCCCTCGTACGAGGGGCTTCCGCAGTTTCGGGCCGCCGCCGCCGGATGGTACAAGAAACGGTTCGGGGTTTCGCTCGACCCGGCGAACGAGGTCGTGGCGCTCATCGGGTCCAAGGAAGGGATCGCCCACTTTCCCCTGGCCTTCGTCAACCCCGGCGACATCGTCCTGGTCCCGGACCCCGGGTACCCCGTCTACCACATCGCCACGATGTTCGCAGGGGGGAAATCCCACTTCCTGCCGCTGAGACGGGAAAACGGGTTTCTCCCCGAGCTGGACCGGATCCCCGCCGGCGTCCTGGCGAAGGCGAAAATCCTGTTCATCAATTACCCGAACAACCCCACCTCCGCGATCGCCGATCGGAAGTTCTACAGGAAGGTGCTCGTTTTCGCGGAGGAGCACGACCTCATCGTGGCCCACGACGTGGCGTACACGGAGATCTACTTCGACGGCCTCCGGCCGATGAGCATCCTCGAGCTCCCCGGCGCCAAGAAGCGCTGCATCGAGTTCCACTCCCTCTCGAAGACCTTCAACATGACCGGGTGGCGCATCGGCTTCGCGGTGGGGAACCCCGGGCTGGTCGGGGGACTGGGAAAGGTCAAGACCAACGTGGACAGCGGAGCCTTCCAGGCGATCCAGGGGGCGGCCGTCGCTGCGCTGCGAAGCGGGCAGGCGGTGACCGATGCCATCCGGAAGACGTACCAGGAGCGCAGGGATGTGCTCCTCCCGGGCCTGCGCGCCCTGGGACTGGATCCCGTCACCCCCGCGGCCACGTTCTACGTGTGGATCCCCGTCCCGAAAGGGTACACGTCGGCCACGTTCTGCGGGCACCTGCTTACGAATGCGGGAATCGTCACGACCCCCGGGAACGGTTTCGGCCGGAGCGGGGAAGGATACATCCGCATTGCGTTGACCAAGGAGAAGCGACGGATACGGGAAGCGCTCGAAAGGATGAAACGGATCGGATTCTAG
- a CDS encoding 2-hydroxyhepta-2,4-diene-1,7-dioate isomerase has protein sequence MKILRFEKAGKISWGVLDLGSGEICETGGQPFDGIRFTGNRYRLREVRLLAPVVPSKIVAVGLNYKDHAREMGKKIPEEPLLFLKAPSALNHPGGDVVYPPATQRLDYEAELAVVIGRVARAVKEKDASSAILGYTCINDVTARDLQVKDGLYARAKGFDTFAPIGPWIETELDPSTLRVRCLVNGEIRQDGNTREMGASVYRLVEFISHIMTLFPGDVIATGTPPGVGPVKVGDVMTIEVEGIGSLNNRVVAP, from the coding sequence ATGAAGATCCTGCGGTTCGAGAAGGCCGGGAAAATCTCCTGGGGCGTGCTGGACCTGGGAAGCGGAGAGATCTGCGAGACCGGGGGGCAGCCGTTCGACGGGATCCGTTTCACGGGAAACCGGTACCGCCTGCGGGAGGTCCGCCTGCTTGCCCCCGTCGTCCCCTCCAAGATCGTCGCGGTGGGGCTAAACTACAAGGACCACGCGCGAGAGATGGGGAAGAAGATTCCCGAAGAGCCGCTCCTCTTCCTCAAGGCCCCCTCGGCCCTGAATCATCCGGGAGGAGATGTCGTCTATCCGCCGGCGACGCAGCGGCTCGATTACGAGGCCGAGCTGGCCGTGGTGATCGGGAGGGTTGCCAGGGCCGTGAAGGAAAAAGACGCGTCTTCGGCGATCCTCGGGTACACCTGCATCAACGACGTGACCGCCCGCGACCTTCAGGTGAAGGACGGATTGTACGCCCGCGCAAAGGGGTTCGATACCTTTGCGCCGATCGGCCCCTGGATCGAGACGGAACTCGACCCCTCTACCCTTCGGGTCCGGTGCCTGGTGAACGGGGAGATCCGACAGGACGGGAACACACGGGAAATGGGAGCTTCCGTCTACCGGCTGGTGGAGTTCATCTCGCACATCATGACCCTTTTCCCGGGCGATGTCATCGCCACCGGAACGCCCCCGGGAGTGGGACCGGTGAAGGTGGGGGATGTCATGACGATCGAAGTGGAGGGAATCGGCTCTTTGAACAACCGGGTCGTCGCGCCATAA
- a CDS encoding 4-hydroxy-tetrahydrodipicolinate reductase, with protein MARVVVCGAMGRMGRAILAALKERPFGLEISGAVECQGHPLLGQDAFEAAGVGKSGVPVTDDFPKAIASADVAIDFTHAASSVGNARQTAGAGKAMVIGSTGFTPEQLSQVRDAAKGIPCVLSPNMSVGVNLMFKVAADVARILGDEYDVEIVEVHHRFKKDSPSGTAVRLADVVAGALGREMKDVGIYGREGMVGERSRKEIGVFAVRAGDVVGEHTLVFGGIGERFEITHRAHSRETFARGAVRAAAWVVGKPHGLYDMRAVLGIQAR; from the coding sequence ATGGCGAGAGTCGTCGTTTGCGGGGCGATGGGCAGGATGGGGAGGGCGATCCTCGCAGCGCTCAAGGAGCGTCCGTTCGGGCTCGAAATCTCGGGCGCGGTGGAGTGCCAGGGACATCCGCTCCTCGGGCAGGACGCGTTCGAAGCGGCCGGTGTCGGGAAGTCCGGCGTTCCGGTCACGGACGACTTCCCGAAAGCCATCGCTTCGGCCGACGTGGCGATCGACTTCACGCATGCCGCATCCTCCGTGGGGAACGCACGGCAGACGGCCGGCGCCGGGAAAGCGATGGTCATCGGGAGCACGGGATTCACGCCGGAACAGCTTTCCCAGGTCCGGGACGCGGCGAAGGGGATCCCGTGCGTCCTGTCGCCCAACATGAGCGTGGGGGTGAACCTCATGTTCAAGGTGGCGGCCGACGTGGCCAGGATCCTGGGCGACGAGTACGACGTGGAGATCGTCGAGGTCCATCACCGGTTCAAGAAGGATTCCCCTTCCGGGACGGCCGTGAGGTTGGCGGACGTCGTGGCGGGAGCGCTCGGCCGCGAGATGAAGGATGTGGGGATTTACGGTCGGGAGGGGATGGTGGGGGAACGGTCCCGGAAGGAGATCGGCGTCTTCGCGGTGCGGGCGGGCGATGTGGTGGGCGAGCACACCCTCGTCTTCGGGGGGATCGGCGAGCGTTTCGAGATCACCCACCGTGCCCACAGCCGGGAGACGTTTGCGCGGGGAGCGGTACGCGCGGCGGCTTGGGTTGTGGGAAAGCCGCACGGGCTCTATGACATGCGCGCCGTGCTGGGAATCCAGGCCCGATGA
- a CDS encoding 4-hydroxy-tetrahydrodipicolinate synthase has protein sequence MFHGAIVATVTPFLNGKLDRKGLKKLVEFQIRNGTDGIVPCGTTGESPTLSVDEHEAVIDIVIEAAAGRVPVIAGTGSNNTKEAVTLTRYAKKAGADAALVITPYYNKPTQEGLYRHFRAVAESADIPLILYNVPGRTGVNMTAETVARLAEVRNIVGVKEASGNLSQICDILRMTPRKFCLLSGDDGLFFPMMALGAKGVISVASNVVPKAMADLYDAFVLGEFSKAREIHYRLWPLFHVLFIETSPIPAKTALAMMKMIREEIRLPLCAMSDGNRKKLAAVLSDLRLV, from the coding sequence ATGTTTCACGGGGCAATCGTCGCGACAGTCACGCCGTTTCTGAACGGGAAGCTGGACCGGAAGGGGCTCAAGAAACTGGTGGAGTTCCAGATCCGGAACGGGACCGACGGGATCGTCCCGTGCGGGACGACGGGGGAGTCCCCGACTTTGTCGGTCGACGAGCACGAGGCCGTCATCGACATCGTCATCGAAGCGGCCGCGGGGCGCGTACCGGTGATCGCCGGGACGGGATCGAACAACACGAAGGAAGCGGTCACGTTGACCCGGTACGCGAAGAAAGCGGGGGCCGACGCGGCCTTGGTCATCACTCCGTATTACAACAAGCCGACGCAGGAAGGGCTTTACCGCCACTTCCGCGCCGTGGCCGAGTCGGCCGACATCCCCCTCATTCTGTACAACGTCCCGGGCCGCACCGGTGTGAACATGACGGCCGAGACGGTGGCGCGCCTGGCCGAAGTGAGGAACATCGTGGGGGTGAAGGAGGCCTCGGGGAACCTATCCCAGATCTGCGACATCCTCCGGATGACGCCGAGGAAATTCTGCCTTCTTTCGGGGGACGACGGCCTGTTCTTCCCGATGATGGCGCTGGGGGCGAAAGGGGTGATCTCCGTGGCGTCGAACGTCGTGCCGAAGGCGATGGCGGACCTGTACGACGCCTTCGTCCTGGGGGAGTTCTCGAAGGCGCGAGAGATACACTATCGCCTGTGGCCGCTGTTCCATGTCCTGTTCATCGAAACCAGCCCGATCCCGGCGAAGACGGCGCTTGCGATGATGAAGATGATCCGGGAGGAGATCCGCCTGCCCTTGTGCGCGATGTCAGACGGCAACCGGAAGAAGCTTGCAGCCGTCCTTTCCGACCTCCGGCTGGTGTAG
- a CDS encoding diaminopimelate epimerase, translating to MEKKIPFSKLNGSGNDFLLIDNRGGILRGVDLPAFVGKVCDRSRSVGADGVIFIENSRRADFRWQFYNADGSRAEMCGNGGRCAARFAVERGIARRTLGFETDAGLIRAEVKGRTVKLQMTPPHGLALAKSLTLGGRKITYSFLDTGVPHAVLFVPDLEKIDLMGTGRGIRTHRVFAPRGTNVNFVRVKDGTVWIRTYERGVEGETLACGTGAVAAGILSAVHGTVRPPVPVRTRGGEILTIHFDPDQGGFGEVYLEGDTSWSCDGVIFQEAYRY from the coding sequence ATGGAGAAGAAAATTCCGTTTTCGAAGCTCAACGGCAGCGGAAATGATTTTTTGCTGATCGACAACCGCGGGGGGATCCTGCGCGGCGTTGACCTTCCGGCGTTCGTCGGAAAGGTCTGCGACCGCTCGCGCTCCGTCGGCGCCGACGGGGTGATCTTCATCGAGAATTCGCGCAGGGCCGACTTCCGCTGGCAGTTCTATAACGCCGACGGCTCGCGCGCGGAGATGTGCGGCAACGGCGGACGCTGTGCGGCCCGGTTTGCCGTCGAACGGGGCATCGCGCGTCGCACGCTTGGTTTCGAGACCGACGCCGGCCTCATCCGGGCGGAGGTCAAGGGGCGCACGGTCAAACTCCAGATGACGCCGCCGCACGGACTTGCGCTGGCGAAATCCCTGACTCTGGGCGGCAGGAAGATCACGTACTCTTTCCTCGACACGGGGGTTCCGCACGCCGTCCTGTTCGTCCCCGACCTGGAGAAGATCGACTTGATGGGGACGGGGCGGGGAATCCGGACGCACCGCGTCTTTGCCCCGCGTGGCACCAACGTCAATTTCGTGCGGGTCAAGGACGGCACGGTATGGATTCGCACCTACGAGCGCGGCGTGGAGGGGGAGACCCTCGCGTGCGGGACGGGGGCTGTCGCGGCCGGGATCCTTTCCGCCGTGCACGGAACCGTCCGCCCGCCGGTCCCGGTGCGCACCCGCGGCGGGGAAATCCTCACCATCCACTTCGACCCGGATCAGGGAGGTTTCGGAGAGGTTTACCTGGAAGGGGACACATCGTGGTCCTGCGACGGGGTGATCTTCCAGGAAGCGTACCGCTACTGA